A genomic segment from Saprospiraceae bacterium encodes:
- a CDS encoding type II toxin-antitoxin system VapC family toxin, translated as MRQAILDTDSISYFFRGLTPVVNKVDKYLEEHGFINISVITYYEVMNGLLYKDAKKQLDKFNEFVQLNNVIPLTLEVATIAAKIYAELRKSGEVIGHNDVLIASIAIGNDLNLISNNISHFGRIKGLSLDNWVL; from the coding sequence ATGAGGCAAGCAATTCTCGATACAGATTCTATTTCTTACTTTTTTAGAGGACTTACGCCGGTTGTCAATAAAGTTGACAAATATCTAGAAGAACATGGTTTCATAAATATTAGTGTAATCACTTATTATGAAGTAATGAATGGATTACTTTACAAAGACGCAAAAAAGCAATTAGATAAGTTCAATGAATTTGTTCAATTGAACAATGTGATTCCCTTAACACTTGAAGTTGCTACAATTGCTGCCAAAATCTACGCTGAGCTAAGAAAATCAGGAGAAGTAATTGGCCATAATGATGTACTAATTGCAAGTATAGCTATTGGAAATGACCTTAATTTAATTTCAAATAACATTAGTCATTTTGGTCGTATTAAAGGACTAAGCTTAGATAACTGGGTATTATAA
- a CDS encoding histone deacetylase, translated as MLKIAFSPIYKYSVPDGHRFPMVKYELLPEQLLYEGTVTDANFFQPQQLNEAQILLTHTTDYWDKLKHQTLSRKEIRAIGLPMSPLLIERGRYISHGTFECALYALQHGVALNIAGGTHHAYAHKGEGFCVFNDFAIAANLLLSKNIVQKILIVDLDVHQGNGTAHIFAHDPRVFTFSMHGEKNYPLRKEVSDLDIPLPDKITDEPYLKLLKQHLPRLLDEIQPGLVFYLAGVDVLETDKLGRLGLSLAGCKTRDYFVFRECHRRGVPVAVSMGGGYSERIAQIIEGHANTFRVAQEVFF; from the coding sequence ATGCTAAAGATTGCTTTTTCTCCTATTTATAAATACAGCGTACCGGATGGACACCGCTTCCCGATGGTGAAATATGAATTGCTGCCCGAGCAATTATTATATGAAGGTACCGTGACTGATGCCAATTTTTTCCAACCTCAACAACTCAATGAAGCCCAAATCTTGTTAACCCACACCACGGACTATTGGGATAAGCTCAAACACCAAACCCTTTCCAGAAAGGAGATCCGGGCCATTGGTCTGCCTATGTCACCGCTGTTGATCGAACGCGGCCGATACATCTCTCATGGTACTTTTGAATGTGCGCTTTATGCGCTGCAACATGGGGTGGCCCTAAACATCGCAGGTGGCACCCACCATGCTTATGCCCATAAAGGGGAGGGATTCTGCGTTTTTAACGACTTTGCGATTGCAGCCAACCTTTTATTGTCAAAAAATATCGTTCAGAAAATCCTAATCGTCGACCTCGACGTTCATCAAGGGAATGGAACCGCTCATATTTTTGCCCATGATCCCAGGGTTTTTACGTTTAGCATGCACGGGGAGAAAAATTATCCGCTCCGAAAAGAAGTTTCAGACTTAGATATCCCACTTCCCGATAAGATAACTGATGAGCCGTACCTGAAATTGTTAAAACAGCATTTACCTCGGTTGCTGGATGAGATTCAGCCTGGGTTGGTCTTTTACCTGGCAGGGGTGGATGTGCTGGAAACGGACAAGCTGGGCCGCCTGGGCTTGAGTCTGGCGGGCTGCAAAACCAGGGATTACTTTGTTTTCCGGGAATGCCATCGAAGAGGGGTACCCGTTGCAGTAAGCATGGGAGGTGGCTATTCAGAACGGATCGCTCAAATTATTGAAGGCCATGCGAATACCTTTAGGGTAGCGCAGGAGGTGTTTTTTTAA
- the lysS gene encoding lysine--tRNA ligase, with product MQLSEQELVRRENLQKMRALGVDPYPAAMFEVNAYATDIKENYVEDEEGKGLNFQEVVMAGRLMSQRVMGKASFAELQDSSGRIQLYVSRDDIAPGEDKELYNTVFKKLLDIGDFIGIKGYVFRTKVGEISVHVTELKVLSKSLRPLPIVKRDEEGHVFDAFTDPELRYRQRYVDLTVNPQFREIFIKRSKVISSMRRFFDDKGWLEVETPILQPIHGGAAAKPFETHHNTLDMPLYLRIANELYLKRLIVGGFEGVYEIGKMFRNEGMDRTHNPEFTSMEIYVAYKDYNWMMEMVEQCTEYIAREVNGGTKVMVGEHEIDFAGPYRRLSMYDSIKEYTGIDISEMDEEELRGICKQLHISVDPSMGKGKLIDEIFSEKVEDHLIQPTYITDYPIEMTPLAKKHRSKEGLVERFELFVNGKEIANAYSELNDPIDQRERFEEQLQLAKRGDEEAMALDNDFLRALEYGMPPTSGLGIGIDRLTMMLTNQQSIQEVLFFPQMKAEH from the coding sequence ATGCAACTTAGCGAACAGGAATTAGTTAGGAGAGAAAATCTCCAAAAAATGAGAGCATTAGGCGTGGATCCCTATCCTGCCGCCATGTTTGAGGTCAACGCTTATGCGACAGACATCAAGGAGAACTATGTAGAAGATGAGGAAGGCAAGGGACTGAATTTTCAGGAAGTGGTCATGGCCGGCCGACTCATGAGTCAACGGGTCATGGGCAAGGCTTCTTTTGCTGAATTACAAGATTCCTCTGGCCGCATCCAACTCTATGTTTCCAGAGATGACATTGCACCCGGGGAAGATAAAGAATTATACAATACCGTTTTTAAGAAACTGCTTGATATTGGCGATTTTATTGGGATTAAAGGTTATGTTTTTCGTACCAAGGTAGGCGAGATTTCGGTACACGTTACTGAATTGAAGGTACTGAGTAAATCCCTCCGCCCTTTGCCTATTGTTAAAAGGGATGAGGAAGGGCACGTATTTGATGCTTTTACCGACCCAGAATTACGCTATCGTCAGCGCTATGTGGATTTGACGGTAAACCCTCAATTTCGGGAAATTTTCATCAAACGGAGTAAAGTCATTTCCAGCATGCGTCGTTTTTTTGACGACAAAGGTTGGCTCGAGGTCGAAACACCAATCCTGCAACCGATCCATGGCGGAGCTGCGGCCAAACCTTTTGAAACCCATCACAATACCCTGGATATGCCCTTGTATCTGCGGATTGCCAACGAGTTATACCTGAAAAGACTCATCGTTGGTGGCTTTGAAGGGGTATATGAAATAGGTAAAATGTTTAGGAATGAGGGGATGGACCGCACGCATAACCCCGAGTTTACTTCCATGGAAATCTATGTGGCCTACAAAGATTACAACTGGATGATGGAAATGGTCGAGCAATGCACCGAATACATTGCCCGGGAAGTGAATGGGGGAACCAAGGTAATGGTAGGTGAGCATGAAATTGACTTTGCTGGCCCCTACCGCCGCTTGAGCATGTACGATTCCATCAAAGAATACACAGGTATCGACATTTCAGAGATGGATGAAGAAGAACTAAGAGGCATTTGTAAGCAATTGCATATTTCGGTTGATCCCAGTATGGGCAAAGGCAAACTGATTGATGAAATCTTTAGCGAAAAGGTAGAGGATCATCTCATTCAACCGACTTACATTACGGACTACCCGATAGAGATGACACCGCTGGCCAAAAAACATCGTTCTAAAGAAGGGCTCGTGGAACGTTTCGAGTTATTCGTAAACGGTAAAGAAATTGCGAATGCCTATTCAGAACTAAATGACCCAATCGATCAACGGGAGCGCTTCGAAGAACAATTACAATTAGCCAAACGAGGAGACGAAGAGGCGATGGCCTTGGATAATGACTTCCTAAGGGCCCTGGAATATGGTATGCCACCCACCTCCGGACTTGGCATCGGTATCGATCGGCTCACTATGATGTTGACCAACCAGCAATCTATTCAGGAAGTATTGTTCTTTCCACAGATGAAAGCAGAACATTAA
- a CDS encoding SRPBCC family protein, with protein sequence MKVKRKSWSQFIPRPLDEVWHFFSRPENLNAITPGDMSFEILTNLDNIVMYEGMIVQYKVSPFLGIKLDWVTEITHLEEGRYFIDEQRFGPYALWHHQHHFEELDGGVMMKDILHYKVPFGWVGTLADAVFVDQKIESIFSFRNTAVDQLFSDQAAVL encoded by the coding sequence ATGAAAGTTAAAAGAAAATCGTGGAGTCAATTCATTCCTCGCCCCTTGGATGAAGTCTGGCATTTTTTTTCTCGCCCGGAAAACCTGAACGCGATTACTCCTGGCGACATGTCATTTGAAATCTTAACGAACCTGGATAACATCGTCATGTATGAGGGAATGATTGTACAATATAAAGTTTCTCCTTTTTTAGGTATCAAATTGGATTGGGTGACGGAGATAACCCACCTGGAAGAAGGTCGTTATTTTATTGATGAACAACGTTTTGGCCCTTATGCGCTTTGGCATCACCAACACCACTTTGAAGAACTAGATGGCGGTGTGATGATGAAAGATATTTTGCATTATAAAGTTCCTTTCGGATGGGTCGGAACCCTGGCGGATGCAGTTTTTGTGGATCAGAAAATCGAATCGATCTTTAGCTTTAGAAATACAGCCGTCGATCAGCTATTTTCTGATCAGGCGGCTGTATTGTAA
- a CDS encoding T9SS type A sorting domain-containing protein encodes MMSKLYLKLLIFLLCGGIFSSAHTQTTPSCNASTLSLQSLDRGTDGLLATFSLSPQPEVSDYQIRYQYLLAGVEMENILADIPELFTLKLASDTGQHRFTLINICLEGDLHTGSQLLLDFNNSSFECPIPSNLQIEDLDNTFVSFQWAPEDRALFWHVKYETADGFVQEFDTPEPFVNQDLRSSNTHLFTIYAVCDDQALIGNNTLARQSPAIQFMIVTVDDIKALRVSCEDLNKIVIKAYRLYCTKHGHFGPNKEAFLAAHNDCMPNALPADIDAIRQVRVFPNPTNDYISLSLVLNQAIWLQVDLLSPNGQLVETFTPSLRLLSGQSVLRFLVKECRPGLYWIRIRTNHHFMMKKILIMK; translated from the coding sequence ATGATGTCAAAATTATACCTAAAGCTATTGATCTTTTTGTTATGTGGGGGCATTTTTTCTTCCGCTCATACCCAAACCACGCCATCCTGCAATGCATCCACGCTCAGTCTTCAATCCTTAGATCGAGGGACAGACGGATTACTTGCTACCTTTAGCCTTAGTCCACAACCTGAGGTAAGTGACTATCAAATTCGATATCAATATCTATTGGCCGGGGTGGAAATGGAGAACATCCTGGCTGATATCCCTGAATTATTCACCCTTAAGCTGGCTTCTGATACTGGCCAACATCGCTTTACCCTTATCAATATTTGCCTGGAGGGTGATTTACACACAGGTAGCCAATTGCTTTTAGATTTCAATAACAGCTCCTTTGAATGCCCTATCCCAAGTAACCTTCAAATAGAAGACTTGGATAATACCTTTGTCTCCTTCCAATGGGCGCCGGAAGATAGGGCTTTGTTTTGGCATGTAAAGTATGAAACAGCAGATGGTTTTGTGCAGGAATTTGATACGCCCGAACCCTTTGTTAACCAGGATTTACGTAGCAGCAACACCCATTTATTTACTATATATGCGGTGTGTGATGACCAAGCCTTGATCGGTAATAATACCTTGGCCCGACAAAGTCCAGCGATCCAATTTATGATCGTTACCGTTGATGACATCAAAGCCCTAAGGGTATCTTGCGAAGATTTAAATAAAATAGTAATAAAAGCTTATCGACTTTATTGTACCAAACATGGTCATTTTGGCCCCAATAAGGAGGCTTTCCTGGCGGCGCATAATGACTGTATGCCTAATGCCTTACCAGCGGATATCGACGCCATCCGGCAAGTGCGCGTTTTCCCCAATCCAACTAATGATTATATCTCCCTATCCCTGGTGCTTAACCAAGCCATATGGTTGCAAGTCGACCTTTTATCTCCTAATGGCCAATTAGTGGAAACCTTTACACCTTCTCTCCGCCTCCTAAGTGGACAATCGGTCTTGCGTTTTTTGGTAAAAGAATGCCGCCCTGGTCTTTATTGGATTCGAATTAGGACTAACCATCACTTTATGATGAAAAAAATATTGATTATGAAATAG
- a CDS encoding MATE family efflux transporter — protein MIQQDLSPNDSVETTAKSAKTSSWAFIWEAIKGSEQSYTTGSINRAIVLLAIPMILEMVMESLFALVDTFFVSKISADAVATVGMTESVITLIYSIAIGISVAPMAMIARFIGEKSPEKASKVALQAIYIAITVALLIGIPGSIFADDILRIMGGSETLIANNVGYTRIMFASNIFIMLLFLLNGIFRGAGDASLAMRSLWLANIINIILDPLFIFGIGPFPELGVQGAAVATTIGRGLGVLFQLSILTGSHSRVKLYLNYLEIDWDIIRRLGRIAATGAGQFLIASASWIFLVRIIAQNFGSEAMAGYTIAIRLIIFTMLPSWGLGNAAATLVGQNLGAKQPDRAAQSTWRAAHFNMIFLAIVAVTYFSFASFWVSFFTTEPAVLEAGTNALQIFAIGYLGFGYAMVISQAFNGAGDTRTPTIVNIICFWMIEIPLGYFLSLTVGWGLEGVCWAVVIAETLMSIMIVILFLWGKWKLVEV, from the coding sequence ATGATTCAGCAAGATTTATCACCCAACGATTCAGTAGAAACAACAGCTAAGTCGGCCAAGACATCCTCATGGGCTTTTATTTGGGAAGCTATAAAAGGAAGCGAACAAAGCTATACGACCGGCAGCATCAACCGCGCCATTGTCTTGCTGGCTATTCCTATGATCCTGGAAATGGTTATGGAATCGCTTTTTGCACTGGTAGACACCTTTTTTGTTTCCAAAATCAGTGCCGATGCGGTGGCCACCGTAGGCATGACGGAATCGGTTATTACCCTCATCTATTCCATCGCCATTGGCATTAGTGTGGCGCCAATGGCCATGATTGCCCGCTTTATCGGCGAAAAAAGCCCTGAAAAAGCGTCCAAGGTGGCCTTGCAAGCGATCTATATTGCTATCACCGTAGCACTTTTGATTGGAATCCCCGGCAGCATTTTTGCCGATGATATTCTCCGCATCATGGGGGGTAGCGAAACACTCATCGCCAATAATGTAGGCTATACCCGCATCATGTTTGCCAGTAATATATTCATCATGTTGCTCTTTTTGCTCAACGGTATTTTCAGAGGGGCCGGAGACGCCTCTCTGGCGATGCGCTCCTTGTGGCTGGCGAACATCATTAATATTATCCTTGATCCCCTCTTTATTTTTGGAATTGGACCTTTCCCCGAACTGGGGGTGCAGGGGGCTGCTGTTGCCACTACTATCGGGCGCGGATTAGGGGTTTTGTTTCAGCTCAGTATTCTTACAGGTAGCCACAGCAGGGTAAAATTGTATTTAAATTATCTCGAAATCGATTGGGATATTATTCGCCGTTTGGGCCGAATAGCCGCCACTGGAGCAGGGCAGTTTTTGATAGCCTCCGCCAGTTGGATTTTTTTGGTTAGAATTATTGCCCAAAACTTTGGCAGCGAAGCCATGGCGGGTTACACCATCGCCATCCGCCTCATCATTTTCACGATGCTGCCCTCTTGGGGGCTAGGAAATGCCGCTGCCACCCTCGTTGGCCAAAACCTCGGCGCCAAACAACCCGATCGCGCTGCCCAGTCCACCTGGCGCGCCGCCCACTTCAATATGATATTCCTGGCAATCGTTGCCGTCACCTATTTTTCTTTTGCCTCCTTCTGGGTTTCTTTTTTCACCACCGAACCCGCCGTCCTGGAAGCTGGCACTAACGCACTCCAAATATTTGCAATTGGATACCTGGGCTTTGGCTATGCCATGGTGATCAGCCAGGCCTTTAATGGCGCCGGTGATACCCGCACCCCGACCATCGTCAACATTATTTGCTTTTGGATGATCGAAATTCCGCTGGGTTATTTCCTTTCTCTCACCGTAGGCTGGGGCCTGGAGGGGGTCTGTTGGGCTGTCGTCATTGCCGAAACGCTAATGTCGATAATGATTGTTATCTTGTTTTTGTGGGGAAAATGGAAGTTGGTGGAGGTGTAG
- a CDS encoding inorganic pyrophosphatase encodes MSQEAFQKIWKMMGLRYKSHPWHGIPIGPKSPTVVSAFIEVIPSDTVKYEVDKLTGYLKIDRPQKFSNIVPALYGFIPQTYCEGNVAAFCMEMTGREGIIGDQDPLDICVLTEREVTHGNIIVNATPIGGLRMIDGGEADDKIIAVLENDEVYSRWNDINELPESLINRLQHYFLTYKQLPKEKPKCEITHIYGREEALEVIRRSQQDYDRHYGDLEGALSLTLFEAFNFSQRQQDILKELE; translated from the coding sequence ATGAGCCAAGAAGCATTCCAAAAAATCTGGAAAATGATGGGATTGCGTTACAAATCGCATCCCTGGCATGGCATCCCCATTGGCCCTAAATCGCCCACTGTCGTTTCCGCTTTTATTGAGGTCATTCCCTCAGATACGGTTAAATACGAAGTCGATAAGCTGACGGGGTACCTTAAAATTGACCGACCGCAGAAATTTTCGAATATAGTACCTGCTTTATACGGATTTATCCCTCAAACCTATTGTGAGGGAAATGTGGCTGCTTTTTGTATGGAAATGACGGGCAGGGAAGGTATCATTGGTGACCAAGACCCATTGGATATATGTGTGCTGACAGAACGGGAGGTGACCCATGGCAATATTATTGTGAATGCGACTCCCATTGGAGGACTCAGAATGATCGACGGGGGAGAAGCGGATGATAAAATCATTGCAGTACTGGAAAATGATGAAGTGTACAGTAGGTGGAATGACATCAATGAGTTGCCTGAAAGCCTCATCAACCGGTTGCAACATTATTTTCTGACCTACAAACAATTGCCTAAGGAGAAACCTAAATGTGAGATCACGCATATTTACGGTCGGGAAGAAGCCTTAGAGGTCATTCGTCGAAGCCAACAAGACTATGACCGCCATTATGGCGATTTGGAAGGGGCACTTTCGCTAACTTTGTTTGAGGCTTTTAATTTTAGTCAAAGACAACAGGATATATTAAAGGAATTGGAATAA
- a CDS encoding gliding motility-associated C-terminal domain-containing protein → MKRLLPVPLFLSMIGSGLISAQTPTIQDCLGAIAVCQEVYTESISASGDGAYRNEINTNISCTAGELNSIWYTFTVNEVGFLGFVITPNDLNDDYDWALYNITNRDCSDIRNNASLQVSCNAAGGPGCNGQTGANGGSNFNVQGAGCGSPFPDRLSGRTTFNARIPMQPGNTYALMVSNWTGSTNGYKIDFSSSSGLGIIDQTRPTVESIEVPSDCSENQIKIAFSENIRCNTFLNTNYRLSGPGGPYVLSPINDICSGGAQYNKEYTFEINPPINETGTFTFELRSNESNEILDLCGNPSELFLYEFEVDYALYNDAELGPDTTLLCEGEVVTLDVSVPFGTTYLWQDGSTNPTFQVSTSGVYAVTATNDCEVVMDAIEIIYQMDVPQIELGADRVLCPGEVITLNAFSDLASYLWQDGSTGASLEVNTPGLYRVEVTNACGTVTDQVQIDFIAPIQLELGPDQVLCAGEQIPLDVSNSDVLSYKWQDGATSPFYTITQDGTYAVTITTACEERMDAFSVTFIEDPMPSLGDDVVRCISDGPLVYDLTIPGAAYTWQDGSTSPVYQVNNSGNYAVTVTTACNVFTSQAKVTIVDSIRTKLVADTFLCPGQRLILNAKTSVLAEYLWTGGTTQPTLAITEPGDYQVLVFNDCEQRTFLTTVTPCERCTFYAPTAFSPNNDGANDEFHPLTGCEILDYNLKIFDRWGNLLFETTDPDQGWNGLLKGQQLSTGVYVWWLAYTVSENGKPESKIVSGDVAIVK, encoded by the coding sequence ATGAAAAGATTATTACCGGTCCCGCTTTTTCTCTCCATGATTGGATCAGGTCTGATTTCAGCCCAAACCCCCACTATTCAAGATTGCCTTGGAGCCATCGCCGTCTGCCAGGAAGTTTATACCGAAAGTATCTCTGCCTCTGGAGATGGTGCCTATCGCAATGAAATTAATACCAATATCAGTTGTACGGCTGGAGAATTAAATTCAATATGGTATACCTTCACGGTCAATGAAGTAGGGTTTCTAGGTTTTGTGATAACCCCCAATGACCTTAATGATGATTATGATTGGGCCTTATACAATATCACCAACCGAGATTGCAGTGATATCCGCAACAATGCTAGCTTGCAGGTCAGCTGTAATGCCGCAGGTGGACCAGGCTGTAATGGCCAAACTGGCGCTAATGGTGGCAGTAATTTTAATGTACAAGGCGCTGGCTGCGGGTCACCTTTCCCTGATCGACTCTCCGGAAGAACAACTTTCAATGCCCGCATTCCGATGCAGCCCGGAAATACCTATGCCCTCATGGTTTCCAATTGGACAGGGTCTACCAATGGATACAAGATCGATTTCAGCTCTTCTTCCGGACTAGGAATTATCGATCAAACCCGACCTACGGTTGAAAGTATCGAAGTGCCTAGTGATTGTAGTGAAAATCAAATCAAAATTGCTTTTTCGGAAAATATTCGTTGTAATACCTTTTTAAATACCAATTATCGACTAAGCGGCCCGGGAGGCCCTTACGTCCTTTCCCCCATAAATGACATTTGCTCCGGTGGTGCACAATATAATAAGGAGTATACCTTCGAAATAAACCCACCTATCAATGAAACAGGGACTTTCACCTTTGAATTGCGAAGTAATGAAAGTAATGAAATCCTAGACCTGTGTGGTAATCCCTCCGAACTGTTCTTATACGAATTTGAAGTAGATTATGCTTTATATAACGACGCTGAATTAGGCCCAGATACGACCTTGTTATGCGAAGGAGAAGTCGTCACCCTGGATGTGAGCGTCCCTTTTGGCACAACTTATTTATGGCAAGATGGTTCCACCAATCCTACCTTTCAGGTGAGCACTTCGGGCGTCTATGCCGTGACGGCAACCAATGATTGCGAAGTCGTTATGGATGCAATCGAGATCATCTATCAAATGGATGTTCCCCAAATTGAATTGGGGGCAGATCGGGTATTATGCCCTGGTGAGGTCATTACCCTTAATGCTTTTAGTGATTTGGCCAGCTACCTTTGGCAGGACGGGTCTACTGGGGCAAGTTTGGAGGTCAATACGCCTGGATTATATCGGGTAGAAGTGACCAATGCCTGTGGCACGGTAACCGATCAGGTGCAAATTGATTTTATCGCCCCCATCCAGTTGGAGCTAGGGCCTGACCAGGTGCTTTGCGCCGGCGAGCAAATCCCGTTGGATGTTAGCAATAGTGATGTGCTAAGCTATAAATGGCAAGATGGCGCTACCTCGCCTTTTTATACCATTACCCAAGACGGCACTTATGCCGTCACGATTACCACAGCTTGTGAAGAAAGGATGGATGCCTTTAGCGTCACTTTTATAGAGGACCCGATGCCTTCCCTAGGTGACGATGTGGTGCGTTGTATCTCCGACGGCCCGCTGGTTTACGACCTGACGATCCCAGGTGCCGCCTATACTTGGCAGGATGGGAGTACGTCTCCGGTCTATCAGGTAAACAACTCTGGCAATTACGCCGTTACTGTCACCACCGCCTGCAATGTCTTTACAAGCCAGGCCAAAGTAACCATTGTCGATTCTATCCGCACCAAGCTGGTCGCCGATACCTTCCTTTGCCCAGGCCAACGGCTAATCCTGAATGCAAAGACCTCCGTCCTGGCCGAATACCTTTGGACGGGAGGAACGACCCAGCCCACCCTTGCGATTACCGAACCCGGTGATTACCAGGTACTGGTCTTCAACGATTGTGAACAACGAACTTTTCTTACCACCGTTACCCCCTGTGAACGCTGCACCTTTTATGCCCCGACTGCCTTTTCGCCCAATAATGATGGCGCCAATGATGAATTTCACCCGCTAACTGGCTGCGAAATACTGGATTATAATCTTAAAATCTTTGACCGCTGGGGGAATTTGCTTTTTGAGACCACCGATCCTGACCAAGGATGGAATGGCCTACTCAAAGGGCAACAGCTTTCCACGGGCGTTTATGTCTGGTGGCTGGCGTATACCGTCAGTGAAAATGGCAAACCGGAATCGAAAATAGTCAGTGGAGATGTAGCGATTGTGAAGTAG